The nucleotide sequence GGGGCCTCCATGAGTCTGCTCTGTTAGTTGACCTTCACCTCCAAGTAAGGTCGGACTCCTCGCttcagtaaacacacaaatgtaaagttTAAACCTTGATGACGTGTGTATAATTCATGCGTCTGTGGATAAGTGGATGAGAAAAAACCTCAACAATCCCTCTAAGATATTTTTCAAGTGTCACAGTTCTGATAAATAAACCGTGTTCAGTCACTGCTCGAATCAGAAGGAGGCTGATTTCATTACCTGTACAGTTGTAGATGCACCACAGCCCCCCCATCAGGCTGACGCCCATCATGAAGGCCGCAAACATGACGCCAATCACCGGTCCCGTCTGCACCACGGAGTCTGCACACACAGGGCGTCAACAAGAGCTGAGGAATCATCCGACAGTCACAAGCGGCAGAGAACAAACCTGGAGGATGCTCACTGCTGTGCCGTGGCCCTGGACTCGCCAGAGGAGACACACTCAGTCTCTTGGTTCTCGGGCCACCAGGGGGCCTCAGCAGCTTGGGGGCCAGCGAGCTGATGGACTGGGTGACGACCATCGGCCGGTACAAGTTCCTGATctcacactgagcaggagaggagagagaggataaTGAATCTGTGACCATATCACCACTAAAACCTCTGTAACTTCGCTCTGCTTCACTTTATTAGAAGAAAACGTGGCAACGATAATGTTTCAGATATCGAggtataaattaaaaaaggtcTTTGGCTTCAACTGCAATAATTTATCCTGTGATTGTTTCGTGAAATGATTGTGCGATGTGTTCGTGCACCTGATGTGTAGGGGCCTTAGACACCAGAGCTGGAATACGCAGTCCGCCCTCACACTCGTTCTTTGGCGGCTCCTCAGTGGCTCCACCTCTGGTGGAGTCAGAGTTGCACATGTGGACGCTGCAGTGGAGGAACTGCACGGAATTATTGTGAACCGGTCGCAGGATGAAACTGAACCTCAGCAGCCGTgtcccctcctctgctgccgtgtctctgctgctcctctccgtCCTCGCAGGAGCTCCTCTCCTCCGGCGCTCAGATTTGTGTCGGGTTGGGACGTCCCCGTGATAAattctgttcttcttcattctctccatctcttccgGTTCGCCTtcagcctcttcctcctcctctttgtctgcTGCCTCTGCGCTGAGGGTCAGAGAGGGGTCAGAGGAACAGCCCTCGCTTATGAGCGTCCAGAAAGGGGTTTTTTTGGGGTCCGACAGAGGAGAGACCACACAGGACGTCACCTCCACAGCCTCTGGGAGGGGCCCTTTGGCTGAAATCTGCAGAATTGCAAACAACGAAACACAGATGAAGGTTTTCACGATGTTGTGAACTCGTCTTAATCGTTTTCATtcacatctgaaaacagctcaaacaTTTACCGACCTCGACATAAACGCGGTGGCCTGCAGTGACGACACAGGGGCCATTCCGCGTCTGTTCATAATCCTCAGTGACAAACAGTCTCAAAATCAGCACAGGCCCAGGTCTGTGTCTGGGGGTCGGGAGGTGGCTCAGAGTTGGATCCGGTGCCCAGGGGACGAGTCCGGCGCGAGGAGTGTTTGCCTCCTCGACGTCACCGGCAGCCGGGCCGGCGACGCTGGGAGCTGCAGCCAAACAGCTGAACTGAGGAGAGACACAGGATTTCAGATGCTGAAgaacaaatataataaagatGTTTACGACATTTATGAGGCAGATATACACTCAGACGTGCACAGATATCTCACACGGATGCCCAGTGGACTTTTGGACGTCCTCTCCGTCTCATTGACGGCAACAACAGCCTGAGGTTTGTCCCTCCACAGTAACATCTGGGCAGAAAAGAGGGGAAAGagtttttaatacttttgttGCTCTACTTTTCTTGAGTATTTGTTTCTCTCATGATTTTTTACtttcaaaacaaatatctgcactttctGCTCCTTACGTTTTCAAAACAGGCTCGTTACCCTCGTTTTCATGCGATtatcagtttgttttaatttcgcATCATCGAGTGCCAACTGGTGTTTCATCACATTCGCTTGCTGCCTCTGTTGTTTTGTACAATTTTCTGAATCtcttcatttaatttctttcctCTGACACAGAGATTGTCTCTCACTTGATCTGCAGCCTCCTGTTTTCAGGCCGTAACTGAGCAGCGTGACGGTCGTGATGACCCGGGTCACAGCGAGGGCAACTTCCACTTAGCACAATTTCAAGTGTCCATTacttggggtttttttttttttttgccgccACCTTCAGATGAAGTGTGACCTTGTTTAGGATTCAGACGATTTCTCATCTTAAAGCTACATTCACTCTGTTCCtgttgatttcttcttcttctgcagcttctctaATCCTCTCTCCTGatgtggagacagagaggaattGTTTTCCAACAAACATTTAAAGGGaatcaatgaaataaatatttattctatGAGCGTGTGAACTTtggagcagcttgattgaatgtaaggAGACAGTTTGGCCTCGGTGGAGGTACGTGGTCAACTTAAATATAAACTGCTAGAATAacatttgtataaaaaaaagtcataagtactttttaatattaatgttaaaCATTATACTGCGCTTCTGCTCAAATGTCCGATCTCACCATGTTTTTGTACTGCACCACTCTGGGCTGTCCCACGAACAGACCCTCAGTCCCACAGGAAATGACTGGGAACACCAACAGGAAATGACTCCCGTTAGACTGAGCCTGGCACGCCGGGTCCTGCAGAGTCACGGTAACCACGGGGACGGACAAGGTCTGAAACACAGAGCTAACGTCAGACCTCCGAACAGAATCATTTTTCTGCCGAGCAAGAAACGTGCGTCAGTCAGTAACTAATCTTTTTAGGACCTGCAGGACGCTTCGGTCCACGGTCACGCTGAGGCGTCCGTCCTCACACTGCACCGTGAAACTCTCTCGGCCTCCCGCTCTGTCTCCACCGTTCAGCCACTGCCTCAGCCTGCGCTCCTCGGCCCAGGGAGGCCTCACAACCACAGGAGTCCTCACTGCGAGGACGTCTGTGGACGCAGAGAGGACGCAGAGACAataaacacttaaacacacgTCGTTCAACATACACTGTAGGTGTGCGTGGAAATATTCTGCTCTGGTGTCtcacaggagacaaagggaaTCTGAAGGAAAGTGGGTTAAAACACGAATGATCAGTTCACTCACACCGCGACAGACACAAGAGACACACAGGGGTCCTGACCTGTCCCGCCCCCGGCCAGCTGGATCACAAAGCGATTGGCCAGGTCAGCCTCAGTGTATGAGGTCACCTTGGCGTAGCCGCTCTCGTTGGCCCAGACAAGAAGGTCGGACACGGTGGACAGGTCAGAGTCAAGTGTGCTGGACAGGGTCAGGTCAGGCTCAGGGGGGAACGGTGGGGACACACTGTTGGACGACTgaggagagacacagaagaCGGATAATAACAAGATGTGtcacatgtgaaaaacatggagAAGACAACAGAGCGCGGCCGCAACGGGAACTATTTTAAAACATGGGTTAACTTACAGCAGCAGGACGGGATGGAGTTTATGGCACAATGGAATATTCAGGAGTTGGTAGAATCACACCTGTACACTACATTTTGAATATAGATGGTTTCTAGAATAGCAGGACAAAGACGTGTGTCCTTACATGAACGGAGATGTGACCCTGGACACCATGAGCGACGATGGCCCAGTTGACGGAGACCGAGCTGCTGAGAATCAGCACAATCTTCTGCACCCCGGAGTTGGCCACCGGGGGAACGAGGGAGACGATCACCTCCACCTGCAGAGAGCTGGAGCAGATGAAGAGAAGATTGAACATCATTGTTCTTGCATGGCTGTAGAGCGGTCACACAGGAGGCGGCAGGTTCTCACCCGCAGAGTCCCGATCCTGCAGAGTGGAGCTTGATCACGTGGACCGCAGGGTGGATCCCAGCAGCTGCGGAGCGGGAGCAGCCCTTCACCTCCTGAGGccgcaggtcagaggtcaggaagTTGTGTGAGAGGAACGTGGACTGAAGCTGGCATACAGGAGATAATGTTGGATCTGCGATACGGACACAGAGGCAAAGAAGGTTCGTGGAAACGTTTCTCAAccagactttgtgtgtgtgttcacagtgatGCCGCAGGTTCCCCGGTGGCTCACCCTCTCCCAGGCGGATGTAGACTCGGTTGCCATGTGTTGAGTGCGTAAGAGATGAGATGTTGCCATGGTGTTTCAGGGCCCAGCGGTGCAGTGCACGTGGACGAAACGGTAACGGATGCACCACGTGGACGAGCACATGCAACGTGCGGGACTGAACGCTGGAGTTTGAGGACACCTAGCAGATGATGACACACAGGGGAAGGATCTGCAGATATACGTTAACCGAACAACAGAAACACTCGGAGTTGATCCTCCTGAGTTGTGTTCTGCTCTGGAGGCCGAGGCTGAGCCCCGCTGGAAACTCGGACTGACCTGCACGTGCACTGGCAGATTGGTCGGGAGTCTCTCGGCCTCCAGCCACCAGCTGACGGGCAGCttggagctgagcagcaggtgCAGAGTTCTGACAGGTGACGGCGACAAAGGCTTCAGCAACACCGTCACCTGGAAACACCAGAGGAGAAACTGTGGTGAAACTGTAAAACCAGTCCTGTAGTGCGATGCAGTTTTAAATCACATGTGTTTACAGAACATATGTCAGATGATTTATTTTAGGTGgtaaaagtgaagtgaagtaGGACACATTCCTCCTCCAGGGTTAATTAATACCGAACATGtctgatgttgttgttatttcctgagaaattaACGTTAATCAAAAGGACAGTGATGATTCCGTTTGTTTGAAGGTGAGCGCCTTGTTCTTGTTTGGACTCGTCACCTTGTTTTCAGGGCTGTTCGTCGACCTCCTCACTGCAACGACATGAGTCTCCTTGTCTCCTCGTTCTCGAGCAGCACAGCCTGGACCTGCCTCAAACGTCTCCAGGAGACCCCGAACAGGGTGCAGCTCCCCCACCGGACCGGCCACAGAGCAGCGCAGCTCTGAACCCTGAGCTGAGGAGGAACAGCAGAGGGTTCATGAAACATCAGCACAGGACGACACTCTGAGAACAGCTGTGGTGTACAACAATCTACAACTGGAGCTCTGAATAAGGATCAACGCTCTGCTTCCACACACAGGTTCAGAACATGCACACGTGTGTTCACTGTCTCCTCTGAGACCAGAGCTGCAGGTTGCACAACAGTCTGAGAGCAGACGAATCCCTGCCAGAGGGGACGGAGACGTTCCCCAGAGGAATCTTTGTAATATTTTTCACTCTCGTTCTGACACGGCGTCAATCGCTCTGTTTGAtactcgtcttcttcttcttctctcctaaACAAAGTCGACAGCTGTTGACAGGAGCCGACCTGAGGTTCTCCTCCAGAGCAGGAGCAGACAGCAAAGAGTCCGTCCGGCTGCCGACATGCTGACAGGATCCACTGCAACAGgctgtcagacagacacacaggtagaaaatgacaaatataaGAAGCATTAACTCTTTCAGATCTCACGCTGTCAAACTGATATGTTCCATGACAGTGGAGTTAGTCAGATATTCAGATTATTCCACCTTAATTTataatactgtatttttttttaacatattttctgATTCAGCTTATTTTTATAAATTCTATTACTCACATTTTTTACAAGccttatattttatatttgtatttactgttATTGTCTTGATGTCTTTACATTCCTATATAGACAATTAACCACCACGAGGATCAATTAAggttttctgattctgattagcAGAAAATTAATTGCAACTATTTTGATCATCGATAATAaagattcctttttttttgggtcaaataaatatatagtgaataaataaataaacagtaattTATAGGTTAGTAAGGTTGTTAAACTGAATAGTATAAAGAAACAGTTATTTAGTTTAAATTACGACATAAACAGTCAAACATggttttaaattcaaaacagagaaacactggaTTTTATATCTGTCCCATTAACTGATATAAATAACTAATATATAAActaatatatattcaaacaGAGGTGAATCctgcaatataatataatatttacagcctcttgaaataaaacatgcatAAAGAAACAGAATGCAACTTTATAAATTAATAAGTAATATTCCACCATAAAGTACATtataatcatcattatcattattattattatcattattattattgttctctGTGTAGCAGCTTCTTTCCTCTGGTTTATATTTATCTTTGTAAAGATTGAACTCACCTCTCAGGAGGAAACGCACTGATCCAGCTGTGGCTCCTAAACACACGCACCGACACGCACCGCGATCATCCTGAACCACGCAGCAAAACACGCAACGCTCAGCTGCGGGTCTCCTCCATGCGGGGGTGAGGGAAGTTTTTCTCTGGTTAAATTCACTTTTACCGAAcggggtggtggggggtgggggtggggggtaaaGAGGCAATTAAAGGGGGCGATGGGAGGGACTGGGGGATGGTGTGACAGagtggagagagagcagaggaataAAAGACTCTGGAAACGTCTCCAAACGTAGATGGCTgcgggcagaggaggaggggtggaggaggaggaggagggtggagctCAGGAGTTTGACTGACTGCTTGGGGAGGATGAAGACTCTGGTCATCTTCATCCAGTGTGCAGCAGATGACACATGACGAAGACCAACCTTAGAATGTACAAAgagttttttctcattttaaacctGCAGTGATTTTTTAGTTTACGCTTATTTGTGCTTCTCTGTTCGACCAGAAGTAAAGTTCAGAAGTTACGGAGCGAGTGTTTGTGGGTCCAGTGTTCACATTGTCTGTAAATAAGGACGACGCACGTCCACTTCCTGTCACTGTgcagacatgaagccaaaatatcaaaatacaaaCTTCACTTTAAACTGCTTCCAGATTCTGTGGAGCAGCAAAT is from Paralichthys olivaceus isolate ysfri-2021 chromosome 5, ASM2471397v2, whole genome shotgun sequence and encodes:
- the engl gene encoding transforming growth factor beta receptor type 3 isoform X3 — protein: MSAAGRTLCCLLLLWRRTSAQGSELRCSVAGPVGELHPVRGLLETFEAGPGCAARERGDKETHVVAVRRSTNSPENKVTVLLKPLSPSPVRTLHLLLSSKLPVSWWLEAERLPTNLPVHVQVSSNSSVQSRTLHVLVHVVHPLPFRPRALHRWALKHHGNISSLTHSTHGNRVYIRLGEDPTLSPVCQLQSTFLSHNFLTSDLRPQEVKGCSRSAAAGIHPAVHVIKLHSAGSGLCGSLQVEVIVSLVPPVANSGVQKIVLILSSSVSVNWAIVAHGVQGHISVHSSNSVSPPFPPEPDLTLSSTLDSDLSTVSDLLVWANESGYAKVTSYTEADLANRFVIQLAGGGTDVLAVRTPVVVRPPWAEERRLRQWLNGGDRAGGRESFTVQCEDGRLSVTVDRSVLQTLSVPVVTVTLQDPACQAQSNGSHFLLVFPVISCGTEGLFVGQPRVVQYKNMFSCLAAAPSVAGPAAGDVEEANTPRAGLVPWAPDPTLSHLPTPRHRPGPVLILRLFVTEDYEQTRNGPCVVTAGHRVYVEISAKGPLPEAVEVTSCVVSPLSDPKKTPFWTLISEGCSSDPSLTLSAEAADKEEEEEAEGEPEEMERMKKNRIYHGDVPTRHKSERRRRGAPARTERSSRDTAAEEGTRLLRFSFILRPVHNNSVQFLHCSVHMCNSDSTRGGATEEPPKNECEGGLRIPALVSKAPTHQCEIRNLYRPMVVTQSISSLAPKLLRPPGGPRTKRLSVSPLASPGPRHSSEHPPDSVVQTGPVIGVMFAAFMMGVSLMGGLWCIYNCTARSPTLLGGEGQLTEQTHGGPNTWNPPLLSDQSSSSV
- the engl gene encoding transforming growth factor beta receptor type 3 isoform X2; this encodes MSAAGRTLCCLLLLWRRTSAQGSELRCSVAGPVGELHPVRGLLETFEAGPGCAARERGDKETHVVAVRRSTNSPENKVTVLLKPLSPSPVRTLHLLLSSKLPVSWWLEAERLPTNLPVHVQVSSNSSVQSRTLHVLVHVVHPLPFRPRALHRWALKHHGNISSLTHSTHGNRVYIRLGEDPTLSPVCQLQSTFLSHNFLTSDLRPQEVKGCSRSAAAGIHPAVHVIKLHSAGSGLCGSLQVEVIVSLVPPVANSGVQKIVLILSSSVSVNWAIVAHGVQGHISVHSSNSVSPPFPPEPDLTLSSTLDSDLSTVSDLLVWANESGYAKVTSYTEADLANRFVIQLAGGGTDVLAVRTPVVVRPPWAEERRLRQWLNGGDRAGGRESFTVQCEDGRLSVTVDRSVLQTLSVPVVTVTLQDPACQAQSNGSHFLLVFPVISCGTEGLFVGQPRVVQYKNMMLLWRDKPQAVVAVNETERTSKSPLGIRFSCLAAAPSVAGPAAGDVEEANTPRAGLVPWAPDPTLSHLPTPRHRPGPVLILRLFVTEDYEQTRNGPCVVTAGHRVYVEISAKGPLPEAVEVTSCVVSPLSDPKKTPFWTLISEGCSSDPSLTLSAEAADKEEEEEAEGEPEEMERMKKNRIYHGDVPTRHKSERRRRGAPARTERSSRDTAAEEGTRLLRFSFILRPVHNNSVQFLHCSVHMCNSDSTRGGATEEPPKNECEGGLRIPALVSKAPTHQCEIRNLYRPMVVTQSISSLAPKLLRPPGGPRTKRLSVSPLASPGPRHSNSVVQTGPVIGVMFAAFMMGVSLMGGLWCIYNCTARSPTLLGGEGQLTEQTHGGPNTWNPPLLSDQSSSSV
- the engl gene encoding transforming growth factor beta receptor type 3 isoform X1, with the protein product MSAAGRTLCCLLLLWRRTSAQGSELRCSVAGPVGELHPVRGLLETFEAGPGCAARERGDKETHVVAVRRSTNSPENKVTVLLKPLSPSPVRTLHLLLSSKLPVSWWLEAERLPTNLPVHVQVSSNSSVQSRTLHVLVHVVHPLPFRPRALHRWALKHHGNISSLTHSTHGNRVYIRLGEDPTLSPVCQLQSTFLSHNFLTSDLRPQEVKGCSRSAAAGIHPAVHVIKLHSAGSGLCGSLQVEVIVSLVPPVANSGVQKIVLILSSSVSVNWAIVAHGVQGHISVHSSNSVSPPFPPEPDLTLSSTLDSDLSTVSDLLVWANESGYAKVTSYTEADLANRFVIQLAGGGTDVLAVRTPVVVRPPWAEERRLRQWLNGGDRAGGRESFTVQCEDGRLSVTVDRSVLQTLSVPVVTVTLQDPACQAQSNGSHFLLVFPVISCGTEGLFVGQPRVVQYKNMMLLWRDKPQAVVAVNETERTSKSPLGIRFSCLAAAPSVAGPAAGDVEEANTPRAGLVPWAPDPTLSHLPTPRHRPGPVLILRLFVTEDYEQTRNGPCVVTAGHRVYVEISAKGPLPEAVEVTSCVVSPLSDPKKTPFWTLISEGCSSDPSLTLSAEAADKEEEEEAEGEPEEMERMKKNRIYHGDVPTRHKSERRRRGAPARTERSSRDTAAEEGTRLLRFSFILRPVHNNSVQFLHCSVHMCNSDSTRGGATEEPPKNECEGGLRIPALVSKAPTHQCEIRNLYRPMVVTQSISSLAPKLLRPPGGPRTKRLSVSPLASPGPRHSSEHPPDSVVQTGPVIGVMFAAFMMGVSLMGGLWCIYNCTARSPTLLGGEGQLTEQTHGGPNTWNPPLLSDQSSSSV